One stretch of Amycolatopsis sp. NBC_00345 DNA includes these proteins:
- a CDS encoding TIGR03842 family LLM class F420-dependent oxidoreductase: protein MDFGIVLQTDPPASDVVRLMKAAEDQGFRYGWTFDSAVLWQEPFVVYSRILAETSSLVVGPMVTSPGTRDWSVMASTFATLNDMYGNRTVCGIGRGDSAHRVVGRPPSTLATVRDCMRVVKDLAEGREVTMNDTAVRIPWVRGGRLEMWMAGYGPKALKTVGEHADGFILQCADPAIARWTIGAVRDAARAAGRDPGGITICVAAPAYVGEDLAHQREQLRWFGGMVGNHVADLVSRYGVSGPVPQELTDYIREREGYDYSHHGRAGNPSADFVPDEIVDRFCLLGPASAHVARLQELAELGVDQFALYLMHDEREGTLAAYGSQIVGKLTA, encoded by the coding sequence GTGGACTTCGGGATCGTGCTGCAGACGGACCCGCCGGCGTCCGACGTCGTGCGGCTGATGAAGGCCGCCGAGGACCAGGGTTTCCGCTACGGCTGGACGTTCGACTCGGCCGTGCTGTGGCAGGAGCCGTTTGTCGTCTACTCGCGGATCCTGGCGGAGACGTCGTCGCTGGTGGTCGGGCCGATGGTGACCAGCCCGGGCACCCGCGACTGGTCGGTGATGGCGTCGACCTTCGCCACGCTGAACGACATGTACGGCAACCGCACTGTGTGCGGCATCGGCCGCGGCGACTCGGCGCACCGGGTCGTCGGCCGTCCACCGTCCACATTGGCCACGGTGCGGGACTGCATGCGGGTGGTGAAGGACCTGGCCGAGGGCCGCGAGGTCACGATGAACGACACGGCCGTGCGGATCCCGTGGGTGCGGGGCGGGCGGCTGGAGATGTGGATGGCCGGGTACGGGCCGAAGGCGCTGAAGACCGTCGGCGAGCACGCCGACGGCTTCATCCTGCAGTGCGCCGACCCGGCCATCGCGCGCTGGACGATCGGCGCGGTGCGCGACGCCGCCCGCGCGGCCGGCCGTGACCCGGGCGGCATCACGATCTGCGTCGCCGCCCCCGCGTACGTCGGCGAAGACCTGGCCCACCAGCGGGAGCAGCTGCGCTGGTTCGGCGGGATGGTGGGCAACCACGTCGCGGACCTCGTGTCGCGCTACGGCGTCTCCGGTCCGGTGCCGCAGGAGCTGACCGACTACATCCGCGAGCGCGAGGGCTACGACTACAGCCACCACGGCCGAGCCGGCAACCCGTCCGCGGACTTCGTGCCGGACGAGATCGTGGACCGCTTCTGCCTGCTGGGCCCCGCCTCCGCGCACGTCGCCCGCCTCCAGGAACTCGCCGAACTGGGCGTCGACCAGTTCGCGCTGTACCTGATGCACGACGAGCGGGAAGGGACGCTCGCCGCGTACGGGAGCCAGATCGTGGGCAAGCTGACGGCTTGA
- a CDS encoding type I restriction endonuclease, which translates to MIPEFTADVGIKKGEKIDYAIAHDGQVQVLVEAKKVNDPLRIEHASQLFRYFSATNARIAILTNGEVYEFYTDLDAPNRMDAKPFLVLDFSDIDETLLPELAKLTKESFDLDSIISAAGELKYIGQLKRILAAQFKQPEDEWVKFLTTRVYEGAFTQRVRDQFVPLVEKAVRQFLNEQVNDRLKSALGTPDSYVSIASGTAPETGPVAAQADTVPESGGDDQRIVTTEEELEGYRVIRAIVCAEVPAARVTARDNKTYFGVLLDDNNRKPIARLWFNRAKKYLGVFDENKVETRLPIEHVEGIYQHADLLRRTVARYLAPARPQTGPVGQPVETSAS; encoded by the coding sequence GTGATCCCGGAGTTCACCGCAGATGTGGGGATCAAAAAGGGCGAGAAGATCGATTACGCGATCGCCCACGACGGCCAGGTTCAGGTTCTCGTCGAGGCGAAGAAGGTCAACGACCCGCTGCGCATCGAGCACGCCTCCCAGCTGTTCAGGTATTTCTCGGCCACGAATGCCCGGATCGCGATCCTCACCAACGGTGAGGTCTACGAGTTCTACACCGACCTCGACGCGCCCAACCGCATGGACGCCAAACCGTTCCTTGTGCTGGACTTCTCGGATATCGACGAAACCCTCCTGCCGGAGCTGGCGAAGCTGACCAAAGAGTCCTTCGACCTCGACTCGATCATCAGCGCCGCCGGTGAGCTGAAGTACATCGGGCAGCTCAAGCGGATTCTCGCCGCACAGTTCAAGCAGCCCGAGGACGAGTGGGTCAAGTTCCTGACCACGCGGGTATACGAAGGTGCCTTCACCCAGCGCGTGCGGGATCAGTTCGTGCCACTCGTCGAAAAGGCCGTGCGGCAGTTCCTGAACGAGCAGGTCAATGACCGGCTCAAGAGCGCGCTCGGCACGCCGGACTCGTACGTCAGCATCGCCAGCGGCACAGCACCGGAAACCGGGCCGGTCGCCGCGCAGGCAGATACGGTGCCCGAAAGCGGTGGCGACGACCAGCGGATCGTCACCACCGAGGAGGAACTCGAGGGCTACCGGGTCATTCGCGCGATCGTGTGCGCGGAGGTGCCCGCCGCGCGGGTCACGGCCCGGGACAACAAGACTTATTTCGGAGTGCTACTCGACGACAACAACCGCAAGCCGATCGCGCGGCTCTGGTTCAACCGGGCGAAGAAGTACCTCGGGGTGTTCGACGAGAACAAGGTCGAGACCCGGTTGCCGATCGAGCACGTGGAGGGGATCTACCAGCACGCCGACCTCCTTCGCCGGACCGTGGCACGGTATCTCGCCCCAGCGCGGCCACAGACCGGACCGGTAGGCCAGCCCGTCGAGACCAGCGCCTCGTAG
- a CDS encoding glycoside hydrolase family 71/99-like protein, with amino-acid sequence MGVSRRTFLSLAAAGSAAAALPSLAAAPASAASPPGDVVGKITVGYQGWFACIGDGAPINTWWHWAQDASRPPSTGNTGIKSWPDLRDYQHTYKTGYANLGNGQTANLFSSYDQQTVDTHFAWLQQFGIDTAALQRFNPNGAEGATRDAMAGKVRSAAESHGRKFYVMYDVTGWTNMQQEIKDDWTAKMSAHTASGAYARQNGKPVVCIWGFGFNDGNHPWDAGPCLDVVNWFKGQGCYVIGGVPREWRVGGSGTRTGFSDVYHAFNALSPWMVGAIGNAGDSDNIYTTITVGDQADCNDHGIDYQPCVLPGDTQARQRAHGDFMWRQFYNMVRAGAQGIYISMFDEYNEGNQIAKTAEDASMVPADSGIWALDEDGTHCSSDYYLRLTGDGGRMLRGEIGLTANRPTPPVA; translated from the coding sequence ATGGGCGTGTCCCGCCGTACTTTCCTGTCCCTGGCCGCCGCCGGTTCCGCGGCCGCCGCACTGCCCTCGCTGGCCGCCGCGCCGGCGTCGGCCGCCAGTCCGCCCGGTGACGTGGTCGGCAAGATCACCGTCGGCTACCAGGGCTGGTTCGCCTGCATCGGCGACGGCGCACCGATCAACACCTGGTGGCACTGGGCGCAGGACGCGAGCCGGCCGCCGTCGACCGGCAATACCGGGATCAAGTCGTGGCCCGACCTCCGGGATTACCAGCACACCTACAAAACCGGCTACGCGAACCTCGGCAACGGCCAGACCGCGAACCTGTTCTCCTCCTACGACCAGCAGACCGTCGACACGCATTTCGCGTGGCTGCAGCAGTTCGGCATCGACACCGCGGCCCTGCAGCGCTTCAACCCCAACGGGGCCGAGGGCGCGACCCGCGACGCCATGGCAGGCAAGGTGCGCAGCGCCGCCGAGTCGCACGGGCGGAAGTTCTACGTGATGTACGACGTCACCGGCTGGACGAACATGCAGCAGGAGATCAAGGACGACTGGACCGCGAAGATGTCGGCGCACACCGCGTCCGGCGCCTACGCCCGGCAGAACGGCAAGCCGGTCGTCTGCATCTGGGGCTTCGGCTTCAACGACGGCAATCACCCGTGGGACGCCGGCCCCTGCCTCGACGTGGTGAACTGGTTCAAGGGCCAGGGCTGTTACGTGATCGGCGGCGTGCCGCGGGAATGGCGTGTCGGCGGTTCGGGCACGCGCACCGGGTTCTCCGACGTCTACCACGCGTTCAACGCGCTCTCGCCGTGGATGGTCGGCGCGATCGGCAACGCGGGCGACTCCGACAACATCTACACCACCATCACCGTCGGCGATCAGGCGGACTGCAACGACCACGGCATCGACTACCAGCCCTGCGTGCTGCCCGGCGACACCCAGGCCCGCCAGCGCGCGCACGGCGACTTCATGTGGCGGCAGTTCTACAACATGGTCCGCGCGGGCGCCCAGGGCATCTACATCTCGATGTTCGACGAGTACAACGAGGGCAACCAGATCGCGAAAACGGCGGAGGACGCCTCGATGGTCCCCGCGGACTCCGGCATCTGGGCCCTCGACGAGGACGGCACGCACTGCAGCTCCGACTACTACCTCCGGCTCACCGGCGACGGCGGCCGGATGCTGCGCGGCGAGATCGGCCTGACAGCGAACCGGCCGACCCCACCGGTGGCCTGA